DNA from Chitinophaga pendula:
TAGGCATTCAGCTATATTTACAGGAGATTAACCTTCCTGATTATAGCAATTTAAGATCGATGATAACCAAAAAACTATACCCTGTCTTCCTATTAGTCTTCCTGGTGATCGGTGCGTTTCTCGCCTGCCATAAGGAGACCTCGCTGGAAAGTAGCAATGGAGGTACCTTACCCCCACTACCTGAAGTTATCCAAACCAGCCTGCAAGGCCGTGTACTCAACGAAAATCAGTCCCCGGTACAAGGAGCCACCGTTACTTGCGGTACCATCACCGCCACCACAGATGTGAATGGTAACTTCTCCTTCGCGAAAGTGGCCGTTCCCTCAGCCGGAGCCGTGATAAAAGCAACTAAACCAGGATACTTCACCGGCTCCCGTACCCTGCTGGTTAATACTAACGCACAGGCATACGCGCAAATAGAACTACTGCCCAAAAAGACAGCAGGCACTTTCGATAGCCGCAGCGGAGGTACCGTCAGCCTGCCCAGCACAGAACTGACCTTTGTCGCCGGCCAGGTCAGGAATGCCGCCGGCCAGATCTACACCGGTAATGTATCCATCGCATTTGCCTATCTCAATCCCGAAAGCAAGAACTTCCGCGATATCATGCCCGGCGATCTCCGTGGCGTCGCCCAGGGTGGCGCCCAGGTAGGATTGCAGTCGTTCGGCATGATGGCGGTAGAACTGATCGGTGATAATGGAGAAACCCTCCAGTTAGACCCGGCTAAAAAGGTAACGATGAAAATGAACATACCCGCATCCCTGCAAGCCAGTGCTCCAGCCACCATCCCCCTATGGTATTTTGATGAAGCTAGCGGGCTATGGAAAGAAGATGGCAGCGCGACCAAACAGGGCACACAGTATGTAGGTACAGTAAGCCACTTCTCCTTCTGGAACTGCGACGCTCCCTTCACCATCGTGCAACTGAAAGCCCTCCTGTTAGATGCACAGGGCGCCGTGTTACCAAATCTACCTGTACAGATCAAGAAAAAATCGGATAATAGTATCGGATATGGATACACTAATGATAAAGGCCAGCTGATCGGAATGGTACCCGCTAACGCACCGCTAGAAATGACCATCCTTAATGACTGCGGCGCCGTATTGCTCAAACAGGACCTAGCCCCCATGACTGCAGCTACTGATCTCGGCACCTTCAAACTGGCGATACCGATCCCCAGTGCATTATCTGTTACCGGCACCGTAGAAGACTGTAATAATAATCCGGTAGCCAATGGCTTGGTGAATATTCTGCTGGAAGGAAAAAATTACAGGGCTATTATCAGTAATGGCACGTTTAAAGTCACACTAAGTCGATGCACCAACACGCAGGTAAATGCCGAGTTCACTCTTCTCGACAATGCAACCAATGCACTTACGACTAATACCTTCCAGGTAAGTATTGGTAGCATAACACCATCGTTTAAAGTGTGTGGGCAGACCGCAGATGGTATTATCGATATGAATATCAATAATACATCTGTGAAATTTACATCTCCACTTGATTCCGTGAAATCGTATTTAAATACAAACAGTTTTGCAATTAGCGGTTCTCCTAAAAGAGGTGCAGATAGCACATGGCTAGAGTTTTCTGTAGATTCCTATACAGTAGGCACAGCAAATGCATCCCGTTTCTCCTATAGGAACCCAACATCCAGCTATAATAACGTAGACGTGAAAGTAACCGTTACTCAAATCGCCAACAAAGCTGGAGAATATATTATAGGATCTGTCTCCGGTAATATAAAAGATATAAACAATGTCATTGTCCCTGTTACAGGAACTTTTAAAGTAAAGAGAGAGAATTAATCACTATACAAGGGGGCAGACCTACGCAGTCTGCCCCCTTACTTTTATCAATATCCCGCCCATATCTTCGTCAGGAATTGCTCCACCTCCCTTCTCACCGCCATTGCCTTCCCCGTGTGATTATTGACCAACACACTGAACACCAGCAATTTCCCTTTCTTTGTAACCAGATAACCGCTCAAAGTAACACACCCACTTAAAGTACCTGTTTTCGCATGCACGAATCCCTGCGGATAGTAGTTGCGCAACGTACCTTTCCCCCCTGTCGGGAATAATTCCCACAACCGCTCCTTCGGGAAACGCCGGTACATGGTATCCAATACCCATATAAAGTCTGCCGGCGTAAACAGGTTGTACCTGGATAAACCCGATCCATCTACCCACTGCGGCGAATGGGGTAATCCCCGCAGATATCGCGTCAACATATGATCGATCATCCGGCTACTACTGATCGTATCCCACAATAAAGCACTGCTCATCATTAATACCTGTTCTGCGAAAAAATTATCGCTCCGGTGCATCATGGGAATAAACAGGGAATCAACAGGTAGGCTGTGTTGTAATAGTAATTTATCCGGTATATCTGCACCGGTAGCCAGCCGCACTGGCCGGTGCAAAGTATCCGCAAGCCGGACAGCTAACGCCATCGCATCCCCGGTGATGAAAGGTACTTCTCTTCGTAACGTATCCTGACTGCCGGCAGGCCACTGTAATCGAAAGTAATTACGATACTCATCACGCATAGTAACCGGCTTAGAGAGCCCCGCTGCAGCCCTCCACTCAAATCCACCTCCAGCCTCCATACTTGCAGGCCTGATACCCGCAGCCTTTCCCTTATACCAGATACGGGCTACATTACCGTACATGGGCCATTCACTCCGTTCTGGTTGATAGTCCTCCGCATAATCCTCCCAGGACCATCCGGGACCGAATCGCGTGTTCTCATTGACAGCGGGCAATAAGACCAGTGGTTGCTCTCCGGCACGCAAACGCTCATATACAGGTTGATAACCATAGTCCGGGTGCAGGAAAGACGGGTCCCCCATTCCTTTGATATACAACACTCTGTCCGTTTCCTTATAGCGGATACCTGGCAATGAATCCCCTAGTATTTCCAGACCAGTATACAAACTGAATATCTTAGTGTTGGAACCCGGTGTGAAATACTTATCTGCCTGGTATTGATACCAATATTGACGTGTAGCCGGTTCGTAGATGCTGATGCCGGTATGTGCCTGTTTCAGCGGAATACTTTGTAATAACTCCTGGGCCCATTTTTTTACCGGTGTGTATTGCGCTTGCGTGCTCGAATAGAAGGCGCCGGTCAGCAACAACAGGATTAAAACACTTCTCTTCATAGATGGTATCTGGGTGATAAATACTGGCCTATAATGTCGTGGGGACTACCGTATGCAATTCGGCATACAGCAGTCCCCACAAACATAATGTATAATTACAAGGGCCGGTTAGCTGAAATATTTGGTAATCCCCGGTTTGGCATATGCATAGAAACCATCCGCATCCGGTGTTACAGGAGGTTTGGCATTAAAGGAATACTCCTTAGGCTGCAGATCAATACCACTGTTCAGTGCCTTATCCCAAGGGATGATCTGGCCGGAATAAGTCGCCATCCTGCCGATAATAGCAGATAGGGTCGCCTGTGCTCCACGCTCCGCGTCCTGGAATTTATATTCTCCCTTGGCAATAGCAGCAAACAGCTCGTCGTGCTCTACCTGGTAAGGACTTACATCACCTCCCGGCTTCCGCTGGTACTGGAACAATACCTTGCCTTTGTGATCCTGGATAATCCCTTTATCACAAATGATACGCCCTTTAGTTCCTACGATCTCCTCATCCACCCGGCTGGCAGCATCTTTCCAATGCCGGCATTGTGCATTCATTACCACACCATTGTTATAGCGGTACTCTACAAAGTGATGGTCATAGATTTCACCGTACTCTTTGCCCGTACGAACAGCACGACCGCCCATACCCACAGCAGTAACAGGAGTAGCCCCCATAAACCAGTTACCCACGTCTATATTATGAATATGTTGCTCTACGATATGATCCCCACACAACCAGTTAAAATAATACCAGTTACGCATCTGGTACTCCATTTCTGTATATTCAGGTTTACGGGGTTTTACCCATAATGCACCTTGGTTCCACCATACCTGCATAGACAGGATATCGCCGATCATACCGTCTTTCAGGCGTTTATACAACTGACGGTAAGACTCCTGGTAATGACGCTGTAAACCCACTACCACGTTCAGACGTTTCGCTTTTGCCTGTTCTGCAGCAACCAATACGCGCTTTATACCGGCAGGATCTGTCGCCACCGGCTTCTCCATAAATACATGCTTATTCTGTTTGATCGCCTCCTCAAAATGAATAGGCCGGAATCCGGGAGGAGTCGTTAAGATCACCACATCCGCTAACGGTATCGCTTTGAGATAGGCATCAAAACCTACGAACTTATGCTCCGGTTTTACAGCCAGGCGGGAAGATTGCTCTCCCAGTTCTTCTTTTATGCCTTCATAGCTGCTCTCCAGCCGGTCAGCAAACGCATCGGCCATTGCCACCAACTGCACATTCTGCTTGGTGCGCAAGGCTTGTACGGCAGCGCCCGTACCCCGGCCACCACAACCGATCAATGCTACCTTGATGACATCATTGCTGCCGGAAAAGAAATTGGCATGAGATAATATAGGCATCGCCAGGAGGCCGCCCGCTAATAGGGACGTCTGTTTCATAAATTCCCTCCGGCCTTGCGCGTGGAATGATTGTTGCTCTTTCATGATAAAAGTGTTTATGTTGGTTGAACCTCTTAGGTGTTAATTGCGCGCGTAGATATTATACATTGTTTAATGTGACGATCAGGACTTACAGGCTACATTTTCATTGTTCTCATTATGGGCTGTTGACCCACTTGCTTGACACTGTACTTATCTGGCTCCGATATACTTATCGATCATTGTTTCATAGAATTCGGCTGCTTCTGCCGGCGTAGGTTGCTGTTGTGGTCTTACAACCCTGAATCCGATAAATGGCGCATCTGCATTCCACCATTTACTCTTAGGTATCTGTGGATCACGACGGTTCCAATTCGGATCAGATTTTAATCTGGCAGCACTTCTTAACTTATCTGCGGTATCCTGATAATTTCCTCCTTTAATAGTCCTGGACGTTTTGGCTGTTGGCTTATTCCAGGGGTTCTCTTTCCCCGCCTTCTCCAGGAAATGCTCGTCATATTGATCCATCGTCCATTCCCCTACATTGCCTAACATATCATAAAGCCCCCAGGCATTAGGCTTCAGCTGTCCTACCTTATGATATTTGTTTTCGCTGTCACCTGCATACCAGGCATAGTCCTTCAACACACCGGCATCTTTGCCGAATGGATAAGCTGTAGTACTACCCGCCCGACAGGCATATTCCCATTCCGCTTCCGTCGGTAACCGGAAAAAGATCCCCGTTTTGGCATATAGCCAGCGACAATACATCAGGGCGCCATACTGACTCATACTGTTGGCAGGATATCCTCCGGATTTCCCCATTCCCAACGTCAGGTCTATATAAGGTGGACTCGGGCGGGTCATCCCGTCAGGAGTAGGTGTTTTGTCCTTTTCCGCATCAGCATAAATGTCATATTCGTCAAAGGTCACCTCGCAGGCACCCATCCAGAAAGGAGATATTTTTACCTGTTGCTGCGGCCCCTCATCGGTACCCCGACCCTGCTCCCCGGCAGGACTACCCATCAAAAAAGAACCCCCTTGTATAGGCACCATCTTGAATTTTAGGTCCGTACCGGGTATTTGTTGCTCGTAAGGTGTAAATGCCGTCGCTGGCTGCTCCTGTGCAGCAGCTGCCTGGCACATAAAAGTACCAGCCGACATGATCATTAGGAAGTGTTTCATTTACGTTTATTAAAAATAGGCAGGTGAATTTATTAAATAACGAGCGGGAATGCAATATTTTTTTATAAACTCAAATATTTGCTGGATGAGCTGTTTTTTTTATCCTATAAGCTAGCATTTCCATAGAAAAGCGATTAAATTTATCGCTATTCCTTAAGTCCTGTAATTTTATCAAAGCGTTATGGAAAGACGAAAATTCCTGCAGCAGAGCACCTTTGCCAGCCTCTCGGCCATGGCAATGGGCACCGGTATAGCCTCTTCTATTGCTGCTACCGCCGCTCCCCTTCAGACGGCTGGTAAAACATTCAATCTCAATTATGCCCCCCATGCCGGCATGTTTAAGAACAGCGCCGGAGAAGATTTCCTGGACCAGATCCGGTTTATGCGTGATCAGGGATTCCGTGCCATAGAAGACAATGGGATGCTGAAAAGAGATGTCGCCTTACAGGAAAAAATAGGTACCCTCCTCGCCAAGCTGAATATGACCATGGGCGTATTCGTTGTAGACACGGGTAACAACTGGAAAACATCCCTGACTACCGGAAAACAGGAATTTATCGATGCCTTTGTCAAGACCTGCCACGAAAGCGTGGCTACCGCCAAGCGGGTCAACGCCAAATGGGCGACAGTAGTCCCTGGCTTTTTCGAACGCAATCTGCCACTAGGTATTCAAACCGCCAATGTCATCGAAGCCCTTCGTCGCGGCGCAGAAATATTTGAACAACAGGGCCTTACCATGGTACTCGAACCGCTCTCCGATACACCGGACCTGTTCCTTCGCCATTCCGATCAGACATTCATGATCTGCAAAGCCGTAAAAAGCCCCAGTTGTAAGATACTTTTCGACATCTATCATATGCAACGCAATGAAGGTCATATCATTCCACATATGGAGTGGTGCTGGGACGAGATCGCATACATACAAATAGGTGACAACCCGGGTCGTAAAGAACCCACCACCGGTGAGATCAACTATAAAAATATATTCAAGTTCCTGTATGAAAAGGGCTACAAAGGTGTCATGGGAATGGAACATGGCAACTCCAAACCCGGCAAAGAGGGCGAATTAGCACTGATCAAAGCATACCGGGATAGCGATGATTTCAAATAATATTTCCTGATAAACCCGCTTGCTACCTCCTGTCGGCCAGTCTCACATATCCCGGCAGTGGATGGCGTTCATAAAAAAATAAAATTCCATGGTAAAACGGTTCCTGCTGTTGATGATGCTCGTTGCTACCGCCATCATCACCCACGCACAACAGAAAATAAAAGTAGCCTGTATCGGTAACAGTATCACGGAAGGACATGGTCTGGGCGATAGTACCTATCCAGCACACCTGCAAAGACTCCTGGGAGACAAATATGAAGTACGCAATTTCGGTCGTGGTGGACGTACGCTGCTCAAAAAAGGCGATTATCCCTACTGGAACGAAACCACCTTCACCGATGCTAAATCCTGGGAACCCAATATTGTGATCATCAAACTGGGTACCAACGATTCCAAGCCACATAACTGGAAGTATGGCAGTGAATTCTATACCGACTATGCAGCGTTCGTCAATGAATTCCGGCAACTGGCGTCTAAACCGAAAATATATGTATGCTACCCCGTGCCGGTATTCAAGGATAACTTTGGTATACGTGAAGCCGTTGTGAAAGATGAGATCATTCCCATCGTTAAAAAACTGGCAAAAGCCGAAAAACTGAAAGTGATCGACCTGTATTCAGCCTTAAAACCATACGGCAGCCACTTTCCCGATGGCGTACATCCTGATAAGGTGGGCGCAACCATTATGGCTACAACCATCCATAAAGCGATAAAATAAATACACACACAATATCATACCCACACAGCCACTGGAAGAAACAGACCACTTCTGGGGGCTGTCTCTTTTATTCCCTCCCGGCAGATTTAGATACCCCTTCACCCCATTTCAATAGTATTTAGTTAATTTACTGTATAAAACAGTACATTATGAACTTCCTGATCCGTCTTTTAGTGAGTGCACTGGCCGCGATGCTGACCGCCTATTTATTACCTGGTGTAAGGCTCAGCGATTTCCTGACTGCCCTCCTGTTGGCGCTCGTATTGGCCTTCCTGAATATGCTGGTAAAACCAATCCTGGTAATACTGACATTGCCTGCTACAATTGTCACACTAGGGCTCTTCCTGCTGGTTATCAATGCAATCATTATCCTGATCGCTGCCAAACTGGTTCCCGGCTTTAAAGTGGAAGGCTTCTGGTGGGCCCTATTGTTCAGCATCGTAATGACCGTTATCAACAGCATCATGCACAGCCTGGCCGGTAGCAAAGACGAAAACTGAAAATGCCTGTTTTCCCAACTGGCAACTGTCGCAACTTTTCAGCAGCAACCACTACCTTCAGCATTTACTGATAATTCCTTACATCCGCCTGTTTCACCCCTTTCACGTTATACCATATGCATTTCGACCGTACGAATATCAACGACGAACAACTGGTACATTTCTACAAGACGCTACTTTATCCGCGCCTGGTAGAAGAAAAGATGCTTTTATTATTACGTCAGGGAAAGATCAGTAAGTGGTTCTCCGGTATAGGACAGGAAGCTATTGCAGTAGGCGCCACACTGGCACTGGAAGAAGACGAATGGATACTTCCGCTACATCGTAACCTGGGCGTTTTTACAACCCGCCATATGCCACTGCATAAACTATTTCATCAGTGGCAAGGTTCCCCCGACGGATATAGTAAAGGCCGCGAACGCTCGTTCCATTTCGGCAGCCGCCAACATCATATCTGCGGCATGATCTCCCACCTGGGCCCTCAACTGTCTATTGCAGATGGCATCGCACTCGCATATCAGCTGCAACAACAACAAAAAGTAGCCCTCACCTTTACCGGCGAAGGTGGCACCAGCGAAGGAGAGTTTCATGAAGCACTGAATGTAGCGGCGGTATGGGAACTCCCCGTGATCTTCCTCATAGAAAATAATGGTTATGGCCTCAGTACGCCGGTAGCAGAACAATATCGCTGCGAACAGCTAGTGAGTCGCGCTGCAGGATACGGAATAGAAGGCATTCGCATAGATGGAAACAATATCCTGGAAGTATATCACACGATCCGCCATGCTAAAGAACATGCCTTGCTTCATCGCAGACCGGTGTTAATAGAAGCCATGACTTTCCGCATGCGCGGACATGAAGAAGCCAGCGGTACTAAGTATGTGCCCCCTGCCCTGCTGGAAGAATGGGCCCAGAAAGATCCCATACTGCATTATGAAGCCTTCCTCCAACATATAGGTATACTCTCCGGCAAAGCCATGACAGACATCCGCCATGAACTTCGCCAGCAAATAGAACAGGAATTAGCGAAGGCAGCCCATGATACGCCATTAACGGCAGATACGACGACAGAACTGGCTGACATCTACGCGCCGGCCCCTTCCGGTACGGTCACCCCCACCGGCGCCAGTCCGGAGAAGCGCTTTATCAATGCCATTGCCGAAGCACTCCGGCAGGCGATGGAACGGCATCCGGAACTGGTACTTATGGGACAGGATATTGCCGAATATGGTGGTGCCTTTAAAATAACAGAGGGGTTTGTAGCGCAGTTCGGCCGCCAACGGGTACGTAATACCCCCATCTGTGAAAGTGCTATCGTCGGCTCTGCCCTGGGACTTTCCCTCATGGGATATAAAAGCATGGTGGAAATGCAGTTTGGAGACTTCGTCACCTGCGCATTCAACCAGATTGTCAACAACCTGGCTAAAATCCATTATCGCTGGGGGCAAGCGGCAGATGTAGTGATCCGAATGCCCGCCGGCGCAGGTGTAGGTGCCGGGCCCTTCCACTCCCAGACTAACGAGGCTTGGTTTACACATACACCAGGATTAAAGGTGGTATATCCCTCAACACCAGAAGATGCCAAAGGACTCCTGCTGGCAGCCTTCGAAGACCCTAACCCGGTATTGTATTTTGAACATAAAGCATTGTACCGCAGCATCGCCGGCCCGGTCCCCGACGAATACTACCTTACGCCCATCGGAAAGGCCCGCATCGTACAGGAAGGTACTGACATCAGCATCATTACCTACGGTAGCGGAGTACACTGGGCTACAGAGTACGCTGCCCAACACCTCGATCTGTCTATTTATATACTCGATCTCCGTACCTTGCAACCACTGGATTATGAGGCAATACAAACTGCAGTAGCTGCTTCAGGGAAAGTGCTGATCCTCCATGAGGATACGCTCACTGGCGGATTAGGCGGGGAGATCAGTGCTTGGATCGCAGAACATTGTTTCCAGCTACTGGATGCGCCTATTTTACGTTGCGCCAGTCTCGACACACCCGTACCATTCGCCGCAGCCCTGGAGAAAAACTTCCTGGCCAAGTCCAGGCTGGACAGTACCATTAATCAGTTGATGGAATATTGAAAAATCATCATTGGGATTTTTCATCCGAATGACCTAATTTGCAGCCGGAAATCTTAAACACATCAGTACTATGACACTTTTACAAGTAACGACGTCAGGATTTTATGAGACAGGCACTGCAATCGGACACGTGTTAGCATATGTTTTCCTGTTCTTGTTCGCTGCCATGTTCCTTTACGCTACCTACCGGTATGTAAAGCGCTAATTAATTGATTTTTATACCTTTTTATAAACGAAACGGCTACCAATGGTAGCCGTTTGTTATTTTTCCTTTACATATACCAACTTCCCAGTCTTTCGCCCGCTCTCCCGGATATCTATCTCAAATACATCGAAGCTCTTGATCAGCTGTAGCAGCTTACTATACCCGTAGTTACGGGCATCAAAATCCGGTTGTTTCTTCAACAGCAGATTCCCCAATTCACCCAGATAAGCCCATCCATCCTCATCGGCGATATCGTTGATACTGGTAGAAAGCAAATTAATAACTTCGCGGTCCGCTTTACTGATACCTTTTGCCTTTTCTTTGGCGGATTTCTGCTTAGGTCCTTGTGTCGCCTTATCTTCACTGACTTCCAGGATCTCCAGGTAAATAAATTTATCACAGGCCGCACGGAACGCGCTGGGCGTCTTCCGTTCCCCCAATCCGAATACCCGCATACCAGCCTCCCTTAACCGGGTAGCCAGCCTCGTGAAATCACTGTCACTGGATACAAGACAGAACCCATCTACCCTTCCGGTATATAATATGTCCATAGCGTCAATGATCATAGCAGAGTCCGTAGCATTTTTACCGGAAGTATAACTATACTGTTGTACAGGTGTAATAGCGTTGTCGAGCAACACCGTCTTCCAACCCGTCAGTGTAGGTTTGGTCCAGTCTCCATATATACGCTTAAAGGTCGGTATCCCATATTTGGCAACCTCCTCCAACATCGCCTTGATGTTGGCGTAAGGAATGTTATCAGCATCTATGAGTACCGCCAGCCTTAGTTCTTTTGTATTTTCCATGTTACCGTGTTCATTTCGCAGAAGTAAGTCGGATTAGTTAACAACTCGGACAAAAGTAGGACGCATTCTTCAATGAAACAAACCGGCCCTGGCGCCGTGCAGCATGACTGCACAGTACCAGGGCCCAGCTTTGTACTTCGCCCATTATAAACAGTTATTTCAAATAAGCACGGATCATCCAGGCCATCTTCTCATGCTGACGCAACAACCCAGTGATGAAATCCGCTGTTCCCTTATCCTTGTATTTTTCCTCCAGCTCATCGATCAGACCACGTAATGACCTGATCACCGTCTCATGATCAACTAACAGGTTATTCAGCTGCTGTTGTTGATCGTTCGTATACTCCTGCTCCAGTAAAGAGGTTAACTTCAGATAATCTGCCAGTCGTCCCTCCGCAAAATGACCCAGCATACGGATACGCTCCGCTACCTCATCGATCGTCTCTGCCAGCTCATTGTATTGTTCCTCATAAAACTTATGCATCTCCATAAAATTATCACCTTCCACATTCCAGTGATAATTTCGGGTTTTGGTATACAATATGGTCAGATCAGCCAATACTTTATTTAATGCTAATGCTACCTGTTTTAAATGCTCTTCTGAGATTCCGATATTTGCTTTCATATGTATTGATTTTTCAATGGTTACAGTATTAAATGTAAGTAATTTAACCACGATAACGCCTGACATATATCAGGTTATGTGAAAAATAACTGTTAAATAATAACAGCCGCTCTCTGCATTTGTTTAAGTAGTTACAGCTGCTGCAAGAACAGTTTACAGATAAATAATTATAAAAAATCTCCCCGTCGATTCTACCATTGTTAATACCTTTGCATCATTATGGACCAGTCGTCGCCGTCGGGGAAAATATATACCTTACAGTTTGTTTTACTCTGCCTCAGCAATGCGCTATTCTCAGCCAGTTTCAACATGCTGATACCTGAACTGCCCGCCTATCTGAGCAGCATGGGTGGTGAAGATTATAAAGGATACATAATTGGACTATTTACGTTGATGGCAGGTCTCTCCCGCCCATTCAGCGGCAAACTTACAGACTCAATCGGGCGCATACCCGTGATGATATTTGGCTCAGTAGTATGTGTGATCTGTAGCCTCCTCTATCCGCTGATCAGTTCTGTAGGCGCGTTTTTATTGCTCCGCTTTTTCCATGGTTTCTCTACGGGCTTCAAACCTACCGGCACTTCTGCCTATGTATCTGACCTCGTTCCACATAATCGCCGGGCTGAAGCGATGGGTATGGTAGGGCTCTTCAGTACCATTGGTCTGGCTATGGGCCCGGCAATCGGCGGCTTTATTGCGGCACACTGGGGTATTAATATAATGTTCCAGGTCTCTGGCGTCTTCGCCTTGTTATCTGTCGTGATCCTGATAGGGATGAAAGAAACCCTGCACGATCGCCAACGCTTTAACCCCTCCCTGTTAAAAATCAACAGGAATGAAATATTTGAACCTTTGGTGCTGGCGCCGGTCATTATCACGTTCCTCACCTATGTGAGCTACGGCGCCTTATTGACTATCATTCCGGACTTCAGTAATCACTTGGGCGTAAAGAACAAAGGACTTTTCTTTACCTTCTTTACCATCAGTTCCATTGGTGTCCGACTGGTGGCAGGGAAAATGTCCGACCGCTATGGCCGGGTGCCGATGTTGAAAATATCAGCCACGTTGATGGCAGTATCCATGTTCATGATGGCCGTAACGACCTCTCCTGCCATGTTAATGGCATCGGCCGTCGTATATGGGATATCTCTAGG
Protein-coding regions in this window:
- a CDS encoding alpha-ketoacid dehydrogenase subunit alpha/beta, producing MHFDRTNINDEQLVHFYKTLLYPRLVEEKMLLLLRQGKISKWFSGIGQEAIAVGATLALEEDEWILPLHRNLGVFTTRHMPLHKLFHQWQGSPDGYSKGRERSFHFGSRQHHICGMISHLGPQLSIADGIALAYQLQQQQKVALTFTGEGGTSEGEFHEALNVAAVWELPVIFLIENNGYGLSTPVAEQYRCEQLVSRAAGYGIEGIRIDGNNILEVYHTIRHAKEHALLHRRPVLIEAMTFRMRGHEEASGTKYVPPALLEEWAQKDPILHYEAFLQHIGILSGKAMTDIRHELRQQIEQELAKAAHDTPLTADTTTELADIYAPAPSGTVTPTGASPEKRFINAIAEALRQAMERHPELVLMGQDIAEYGGAFKITEGFVAQFGRQRVRNTPICESAIVGSALGLSLMGYKSMVEMQFGDFVTCAFNQIVNNLAKIHYRWGQAADVVIRMPAGAGVGAGPFHSQTNEAWFTHTPGLKVVYPSTPEDAKGLLLAAFEDPNPVLYFEHKALYRSIAGPVPDEYYLTPIGKARIVQEGTDISIITYGSGVHWATEYAAQHLDLSIYILDLRTLQPLDYEAIQTAVAASGKVLILHEDTLTGGLGGEISAWIAEHCFQLLDAPILRCASLDTPVPFAAALEKNFLAKSRLDSTINQLMEY
- a CDS encoding NYN domain-containing protein, with the translated sequence MENTKELRLAVLIDADNIPYANIKAMLEEVAKYGIPTFKRIYGDWTKPTLTGWKTVLLDNAITPVQQYSYTSGKNATDSAMIIDAMDILYTGRVDGFCLVSSDSDFTRLATRLREAGMRVFGLGERKTPSAFRAACDKFIYLEILEVSEDKATQGPKQKSAKEKAKGISKADREVINLLSTSINDIADEDGWAYLGELGNLLLKKQPDFDARNYGYSKLLQLIKSFDVFEIDIRESGRKTGKLVYVKEK
- a CDS encoding Dps family protein; translation: MKANIGISEEHLKQVALALNKVLADLTILYTKTRNYHWNVEGDNFMEMHKFYEEQYNELAETIDEVAERIRMLGHFAEGRLADYLKLTSLLEQEYTNDQQQQLNNLLVDHETVIRSLRGLIDELEEKYKDKGTADFITGLLRQHEKMAWMIRAYLK
- a CDS encoding MFS transporter, which produces MDQSSPSGKIYTLQFVLLCLSNALFSASFNMLIPELPAYLSSMGGEDYKGYIIGLFTLMAGLSRPFSGKLTDSIGRIPVMIFGSVVCVICSLLYPLISSVGAFLLLRFFHGFSTGFKPTGTSAYVSDLVPHNRRAEAMGMVGLFSTIGLAMGPAIGGFIAAHWGINIMFQVSGVFALLSVVILIGMKETLHDRQRFNPSLLKINRNEIFEPLVLAPVIITFLTYVSYGALLTIIPDFSNHLGVKNKGLFFTFFTISSIGVRLVAGKMSDRYGRVPMLKISATLMAVSMFMMAVTTSPAMLMASAVVYGISLGINSPAVTAWTIDLGLPTHRGRALASMYIALEAGIGLGAYMSAYIYNNNAAFFPLTFGILGTITIMATVYLLLIYNNQRLKVRWRFIHMKAAHIRRGRH